Genomic segment of Panicum virgatum strain AP13 chromosome 2K, P.virgatum_v5, whole genome shotgun sequence:
GTAACGGACGGACCGGATCGAGGGGGGGAGGGCGGATCCAGATCTGAAACCTCGAGCGCTCCGACGAGACAGATCCGGGCTGAGCAACGTGACAGAGTTCACACTTCACAGAGGAAGAAACGTGACGGCCTGGAACCTGAAGATACCGTTGGGAATGTTCCAGACTGTTGCTGCGAAAGTACTACACGACCTCGTTGGGAATGTTCCAGACTGTTGCTGCGAAAGTACTACACGACCTGTAAAATTCCCTTGgcgtgtgtttagatcccaaactcctccaaactttccatcacatcgaaacattaaatatagcaagtgttttatgcatggagtactaaatgtaagtaaattaaaaaactaattgcatagttttgatgtacgttgcgagacgaatcttttgagcctagttaggtcatggtaggacaatatttaccacaaacaaacgaaaaatgctacgGTGTTTTTCCATCGCTACAGTGTTTTTTCAAGGGAACTAAGCACAGCCTTGGTAGGTTTACCACTTTCACCATTACTGCTACCATTCTTTACCACATTTTTTATTTACTAGTACGACGCAGAATTAACATGAAATTGGCACGAGCATGATGGTTCCCACGAGAACACAGAACATGGGGTGATGGCAGATGATTAACCACGCTGTCCTGGACTCTTGGCACAGGTTCAACAACAGAGACAAGGTACTGACTGGTAGTTCAGGGATCAGTCTGGAGTCATGTTACAAACTTGCACGATCCCTGAGCATTTCGTTTCAATACAAGTCATGCGCCAGTTGTTCAGGGATCATCAGTCTTGCTCTTGCATCATGCTCACAATCCCTGTGCGATTGTTTCAAGGTGACTTTGCCCATGATAAACTAACCCAGAGCTTTTAAGTTCAGATCTCCGGCACCATGGATTTAGAACCCCTGCTTCGCCCTTTCCTCGTACCTGGTCTTCTCATCCTGAAGACAACACTCAGAACGTCAGTACCATATGTATGATCCGATTCAACATACAGGTATCATGACATCTTGAGAGTGAGACACGGATGTCTTCAAAAGGAATATGCATTGCCAAAAGCAATTTCAAATTAAACTTCTAAAGACATAGAATCAGAGAACAGTGCTGATACAGTAATTTTTAGCATGACACAGCCGACCTAATTAGCTAAATCCTAGCATCAGTTGCCATATGGTTTTGTACAAaggcaaacaaaacaaaatatttcATCCGACTAGCATCAGGTAGACATATGGAGATCTAGTTAACTCCTACTAGTAGTTTCAGGTTTAACTAACAGGAATATACTTTGCTAAAATTCTGAAGAGTAATGTGACATCAAAGTTCAAAAGTCCCAACTTTCAACTACACGTTCAAATTTCCATAGGCTGTTACTTAAAAGTTTCCTTACAAGGTATAAGGCTGTTATTTAGCATTTTGTATGTAGCAGAAGATGCATCAAAAACAGAACATATAATACATGCACCTATGGTCTACTCTTCCTAATGTGTTTTGTGACTTTGTGTAATCATGTGCATCAACGCTAATAAGCATACGCATGCTAGGACATGCCATTGGTGTTACTTCAGCCATCTACATCTTGAATAAAGAAAGGCAAATTATTCTTCAAAACTAACATGAAAATGGCAAAGGTGCATCAAATTTATAGCAAATCAACAATTTTCTACTCCCATATCAAGGGCATTCTCAAACGAACTTTCACACAAACTCTGACTTGCTATACATCATGAGTTCATGACTTACGGGAACTAAAATTTCACTTATATTATATGCAATTGCCAGATCTCATGCCATGCAACTGGCAAAAACTAGCTAATACAAAAACTTGCATAGTCCTGCACAGATTCTTTTTCCTAGTGTTACAATTACCAACTTAAAACTTGTACATGAGTAGCATGGGAAAGGTAAGGTAATGAGATAATccttccaaaagacaaagaaTGCCAGAATGACTTTAGGCTACAAAAAGATTTTGAAGGTGGAATGATATGTAAATTTTATCGAATGAAAGCACACAGCATAAGTATGTGCCATCAGAGACAAATTTTGGCACTTCTTTACATCATAAACTTATATGGGTTCCATGATGCTCCCGATAGCAGTATTGTTAAGAGGACAACATGGGTTAGGTGTGAAATCAAAATACGAGGAATGTATAGGCCCAATTATTTCTTCAGTATATCAAGCAAATTTTTGGTGAAAGTGGATATTTATAGCATGTAAACTATCAACACATCTGAATCCAATGTCATGGTGACTTCCAAGTTCAGTATTTCAATCTCAATTGGGTGGCTAAAAGAGAGTGCATTCATATTTATTAAGCTTCCCAGATCAAAAAACGACATATCTGAAATCTCATGGTCAATGTATCAAAGAACTTCCCATCCAAATGTAAGAGAAGCAGAAGCAGGAGGCACTTTCTTTTATATAGCAGAGATCAAGTTAAACTGACCCTTCTCATTTTGTTCCTTACTATTACATGACACGACAACTAATTACTGCAAAAGTAATTGAGAGATTGAGTGAACATATCAGACACAGACCTCGAAAGCTTGCTTAAGGTACTCGAGCTCCTTGTCTAGATCATTGATAGCCTGGGTGTAGGCCTGTGTCGGGGAAGACTGGCTCGTAGTATGGATCTGTCCACACAATAAAAATAAGAGATAAAACTGGATAAACCTTGACTGAAGAaaataattagaaaaaaaacagaaatgGCATCATACCCTAACAATAATCTTGTACTGaagagggtgagggagcttATATCCAGCAAAGAGCACATTTGGGTCCCTGTGCAGCTGCCTGCAGAATATCACTCCATATGGGCATCATCAAACGTAAAAGAAGAGGACAAGACAAAGAATTATGGAACTTACATGCGAACGATGTTACCAATGGTGTGGTCCTCACGCTCGATGGTGAAGGAAGCAGCATTCACAATCTTGGTATCCCTCTCATATGACACCCTGCACAGATGGTTCTCAGTACCATAAACACTACAAATAATTCTGCAATGACAAAGGGCTACTACAGCCAATTGAACCCCTAGCTTTAATAGACTGCAAGCAAGAGAAGCAAGAGACAAACATAAAACTTTCAAAACTTTATGGTGCCAAATGAATCACTTTACAAAGACCAGAGGAAATGGCTACTGGCATCAGCAAGTGTTGTAGCATTGCCTAAAATATGCGACTCACTGCTTCTATCGTCAAACATTCAGAACATTACGGTTTATGCCAAATGaatcaatttacaaagactGGCAGAAATGACTACTGACATAAGCGAGTGCTGTAGCATTGCCTGAAACATTGCGCCTCACTACTTTCTACCGAAACTACTAAACAAGCCATACCGAAGGACCACAAAGATCAATCAAAACGAAGTGAGGTGGCAGGGTGGGGAAGGACTCACTTCTTGGTGCCCTCGGGCACAACAAAGCGCTCGTAGCGATCTGGGGCATTCATCTCCGGTTAACTCCTGGCACCTCCTGCTTCAATCACTACAAGAGTGGTTCATCAGACCACAGAGAAAAAAAGGGTACAATATCAGCAATCAGACATCCAGACTCTGGTTCCAAAAATTGGTTGAGTACACCCAACACGGAATGAAGTAGAACCAATCAGATCTCACCAATTTTGACCGCGTTGGCATGTCATGTCAGAGACGAATTCATTGGCGGGGGAAAAAACATGGTTAGGGTTCAGTTAAACCTCCGAGAACGAGTACACTAGCGTTATCATGTTGGAAATAGCTCGTATTAGTACTCTAACCGCGCGCGCGCAAACAAATCCGCAACAAACGACTGGATTGGCGAGCACGCGCAACTCGGATTtgaggggcggaggaggaggaggacgagattCTTGCGAACAGTCCAACCAAGCTAGGGTTCCTTACCAGCGAGGAGAGAAGCAATCGGCCCGGGTCCGGGATGAATCCGCACTCCACGCCAGGCAGCGGCCGGGGGCGGTGACGCCGAGCGGAGAACAGGGAAGGGGGCCGAGCTTCTGGGACCTGGGTTGACGGGGCCGTCAGCCGTGCGCCCGCGCCTGGGGCGGTCGTCGGTGACTCGGGGGTGGAGGTATGGAGGGAGGGACGGGAGACGACGACAGGGGGAACGGGCTGTGGACCTGCGTGCGATCTTCGGGCCAAGATGGAAGTAATCCTCTCCCAAGCCCAAAACGGAATGGCCTGGTTTTAGAATTTGGGGATTCCAGTAatcgagatttttttttgaaaattagtAATAGTCTAATCGACGTGCCGAAATGGAAGCGAACCAGCTTGAAAACATTCGTACTCCCTAACTTTTCTCCATTTGCTTTCTCCTAAATTTTGTCTAAAGTTCTGTAACAGCGACGATCTAGGTAATACTGCCATCTATTCTTGATCTCCGCATAGCCATCCTGCAATTTTTGAAATCCCGTACTAAATCGGAGTCAAAATATTAAGATAATTTGAAACATGAAACTATATTAATTTGTAACGATATTATATACAAAATGTACCCCGATGGGTGTATCACTATATATGTATtacaatataaatatatatgacGCTATGGTATACGATATTTTCGGATAATCATTCTTTTAATAGTACAATGGAACAATTTATATGTACTCGTCATTTATTATGATAGGCTTCTATCATTCACAAGAATGATCGTATGTCAAAATGGTTTTTTCAACCCAAATTATTTATTATTGAACTTTATTTACCTATTTATTTCTATTAGTAAACTAAAGGGGCGTTGTCTGTACAGCCCACCGAAACTACATAATCAAGGGACTTTAGCCGACTGCACGTACACACATGCTTCATAGCACTTCTGGTACCATAAACCATGAGAggcaagaaaagaagaaaaaaagaatgatGTAAGGGTACGCATGCATATGTgagggagaaaaagaatgggGGTGGCCATGCACATGCACacaatttcaaaaataaaaaaccggTACTTTTAAAATCGAGCATCGAAATCAATATCCGATTACATATTGTGTTTGGTTCAATAAGAGCTTGAAAACAAGATCTCGGGCCACTATGTTtcaataatatattttttatgagACAAAATATTTTTAGTGTATTCTAATTTGCTTATGATGTTTGCAAAAATTACTTACGGCTTTACAGAATGTTGCTTCACACGCCTGAGTTCAATTAGTGGATATTGGTGTTCTTGTTGTGAAGATAGATTGTTTGGTGTGATTAGTGGATAGGGGTAAATAACTTTGTTGGGTAGATGAATGTTTATTGCATGAACAATAATAGGCAACTTTAGCATATCAGTTGAGtgtttaactaatttatttagGTATTTTCCATTATACATAAAGCAATGTAtgtgtttttgaaaaatattatcGAAATATATGTAAGTgggatcttgttttgaagatctctTCGAAAAAGATACAGTTGTGCAATCGAAATTTGAATGTGAATGATAGTTTAAGAACTGcgttttttaaaattttgaaattgctAGCCTGTGCCTACTAGGATAAACACTATGCGGGGTGGATGAAAAATTTAGGGTGTCGTGCAATAGCCCAAACACAAGGCTAGCTGGAACAAAGTCATTATTATACTATATAGCTACAACTCTAATAAATGTTTTGCATTCTTCTATTGGATTTTATATGAATAAGGAGTATTTAGTGCACCGGGCAAAAAGAAGATAAATGTTCGAGGAAGATcttatttacaaaattacgCTTTGATGAATATGTACTTTTTAGAAGAAAGATTCGCACATTCAACATATATATTCTATCATTCCTTATAATTTGGAAGGTGGTTGCGCCCATCACCATGTCTCCTTATTTCCCTTACTCAAAACTTTAAAATCTTTCTTGCGTTTCAGAAAAAACTAGATAGTTTTAACCAATCTGGTGATTTGAATCTTGTTTTTTTGGCCACGATGACCCATGTCCTCAGTCAACACATACTATCTCATCAACTAGATTGCGTAATTGCTAATTGAATGTAAATTATCTCACTTTTCGCATATTACTAATATAGTTGTACGACTTGACTCTTAGCCTCAAGCCGTCAACTTTATCTTAATCCTCCATCTCCTTCTTGACTCTACTTCATTTTGTGCATTCAGAACTAGTATGTTCCTTATTTTCAcgctcactcctctcttttatATCTTGCTTTTATTCCTAACTAGTACACCAGTCTTTAGAAAATAGTGTAAGTTCGTTCGTACAACTCGTCTCCTAAACTGCATCTAGCTAGATCGATAAATCTTCAAGGATGATGGGTAAAAAAAACCATCTCTTGATCATCGCCAATAACAGTTAGACATGTTTAGTTGTGTGAGTTGGGAGTTGGTTAGAAACCAACTTAGACAGTTTAACAAACATGTTTCTCTTCGTAGCATCTGATAGCTAAGTTTGCATTAAAATTGATCTTGGCTACTTAGTTTATATCCTAATACTAACATCTTAGTTTATATCCTAATActaacatatcttttctatcAAGGTAAATTTAATAATACTTATGATCCCATTCCCTTCTACTGCCTCCGTCCTAGAATATAGCTATTTTTATGTTTCCTTCAAGTCAAATCATTTAAACTGTTACCGTAGATGGTAAAAACTATAAACAATATAAAAGTGATATCAATTCATTCATAATGAAACCAACTATCATAATATGTAACATTTTCTATTAATAattgaaaataattatttttaagatattattggtcaaagatgaaaatATTTAACTTCAATAAAATTAAAAAGTTGTTATATTTTGGGACGAATGTAGTACTTCTTTGCTAACTGCAGCTATAGAAACCACAACAATAATAATAGTCGACTACTATAGGTAATGGTAGCAGTTAGCCAGCAGAACCGAATAGGTGGATAAATGCTAAATGTCTATGTTCATTCTACTGTATACAGAGTAAGATAATGGTCGGAAAATTAGATTTCAAccataaaaataatatataaattGTGGTCAAAATTAGGAAAAACAAATGTAGAAGATTGATAGAATAGAGCAATTCAAAAGCCGTCATGTCTCATGTCATGGACTAGTGAAGCAACTCCTTTAGCACCTCGTGTCGGTCGCCGCGACACGTCTACATGGCCAcgcaccggcaccggcgcccACACGCCTGCAATCTGCTGTGCTAGGCGTCAATGGCGGATCTAGAACTTAAACCTACGGTATGCCTGGTACAAAGATTTGAAATAGGATGGAAATTACCACACAGATTTGAAATAGGATGGAAATTAAAGCACTAGTACGAGAGCCGGCTATTAGCCATTGATATCTAACAAGTAAATAAAAGATTGCATAAAATCTTGGTAGTTCTAGGACTATTAAAAACCTCCTGGATTTGCCACTGCTAGGCGTCATGTTCCTGCGGCTCCTGCTCCTGCACCTGCACGCTCGCTGGTGCTACAGGCACGTGACTGGCCGGTTGTAACAGAACGGTTCAAATTAAACCGGTTTAAGTGTACTAACTATCATTTTAATAGTTAATCAAGTTACCATGCACTTAAAATGATGTAATCCGGTCGTCTGTCGGTTTAAGGATCAAAAAACactagaagtctcgcacgaagacgagcacagatgattacaagcagataaaaattctcaaatttaatttacaaagcAGAGCTTTACAAAATGAGTTTTAAACAAATTATCAGAGTTCAACATGCAGCGGAATTCAAATAGAAGTCGAAGTTCAGTTTAAAAACCACGAGATCTACGAAGACgggaggatgtcacatcgagcccaccgatataaatcctggttagctccaaccaacAGCAGCTACCTAAAAACAGGATAAAAACAAAccttgagtatactaatactcagcaaggcttatccgactatgggtatacttagcctactatctagacatgcaaagcttttggctctggagtttattttgctgaaaaggctACTAACaatagatccttactttcaaattttagctcagGTTTAGTATAACCCGtaccaactaggtttgcctgaatttctagagcacacatggtagaatAGAGAAATCCTCTGGTAACATCACAATCCAGTtctcttcattccattctcatgtcaagttcttactacgatgtgataaagagatcaaggctctcataaccgcgagtcacggcgaatcgatccgatttaaccttgcaaggtggacctaactcacacgacgcatgcaaaccacgccgggccacacgcgtcagctgttcccatcattaccacgacatctgaactatgcctgctaaaacccaggtgaagggcccctcacggtgaactcccggagaacccaaaggcgacatccaatccaacacccgccatcatcccacgcccagcgtagcaggacAGAATTCAAAGTATCGTCGTAAAGCGGTACACAGTTTATCGGgtttgactacctcctacttccggtatgtggttagtactgttcaatcctcgatcaacattgccaacaacggtacggtcctcaatcgacacaggcagaggcttactttccatacattccatatccataatccaATTCCTCTCCGGCCGGTCTCCATTATTCTTTTCTCACAGATTCATTTTCAAACCactttgccataagtaacaaggtcttatagctcgcgagtgataggaattactcgacttctaccgagtcctaattaagcatgacagtactaacgacctgcacactagtagagcaactgaggaaacctagggatcatgcatctacggttccaatcaactcctagaaacgtaaatgcacaatacttaaataataaacattaaatagtgaaattaaggattatgctccggggcttgcctgggattacactgagtcagtgttagtactaacaaggccttgggcccttccgactttgagccgggtctt
This window contains:
- the LOC120665422 gene encoding DNA-directed RNA polymerases II, IV and V subunit 11-like; translated protein: MNAPDRYERFVVPEGTKKVSYERDTKIVNAASFTIEREDHTIGNIVRMQLHRDPNVLFAGYKLPHPLQYKIIVRIHTTSQSSPTQAYTQAINDLDKELEYLKQAFEDEKTRYEERAKQGF